The Seleniivibrio woodruffii genome window below encodes:
- a CDS encoding N-acetylmuramoyl-L-alanine amidase, producing MKKILILLLVLFSCFALFADDVDEYNSAKRDFDYIERSDKVTRRSYVIVADKFYKIYASAPKADLGDDSLHYAAQTYYRSYMRYANRDDLLKALRYWRILSSNYDTVLASKAFLQSAKIYEDQKDYPSAQFMLRKLIARFPRSEDAAEARSKLDGIDAQFASKTPTDRIQRPSLQPKPPIKAETVAYQPKEEDTADKAQSANRQTSFGDINSNVKATDGKAAVKRIRYFTTPDYTRVVMDLTGKVEFDKHWLKADPSIQKPPRLFIDLNNVVISPDIPQDIEIKDGLLRSLRWAYNRPGVARVVLDSDNVQDFTVFAMPDPDRLVIDVSNAVGSPKPPVHQADSRPSTPAKNEVASSSPVPAIKGTGSAATLASVFGLKIRSIVIDPGHGGKDPGASYYGVKEKDVVLDIGKELYAQLKEAYPNIDVYMTRNTDVFIPLEERTAFANRKKADLFVSIHINAAPNKSARGVETYVLNVTNDKRALAVAALENQTTQKSMSDLQGILKDLMMNSKLEESLQLASYVQKNLHANLYTDSRYNLGVKQAPFYVLVGAMMPSILVEAGFVSNQDEADNLTKESYRKEIAKGVFQGITSYIKQFNGN from the coding sequence ATGAAAAAAATCCTAATTCTCCTTTTGGTGCTGTTCTCATGTTTTGCCCTGTTTGCGGACGATGTTGACGAGTATAACTCCGCAAAAAGGGACTTTGACTATATTGAACGTTCGGACAAAGTCACAAGACGCTCCTATGTCATTGTGGCGGATAAGTTTTATAAGATATATGCTTCAGCTCCCAAGGCGGATCTGGGTGACGATTCACTCCATTATGCCGCACAGACCTACTACAGAAGCTACATGCGTTATGCCAACAGGGACGACCTGCTGAAAGCACTGCGCTACTGGCGCATACTCTCCAGCAACTACGACACGGTTCTGGCATCAAAAGCATTTCTCCAGTCCGCAAAAATATATGAAGACCAGAAGGACTATCCTTCGGCTCAGTTCATGCTGAGAAAGCTGATTGCCAGATTCCCCAGATCGGAGGATGCGGCAGAGGCAAGATCGAAACTGGACGGCATTGATGCCCAGTTTGCATCGAAAACCCCCACAGACAGAATACAGCGTCCCAGCCTCCAGCCCAAACCGCCCATAAAAGCGGAAACGGTGGCATATCAGCCCAAAGAGGAGGACACTGCTGACAAAGCTCAGTCTGCCAACAGACAGACAAGCTTCGGTGATATCAACTCAAATGTAAAAGCGACCGACGGCAAAGCGGCCGTTAAGCGTATCAGATATTTCACAACTCCGGACTACACCCGTGTGGTCATGGATCTTACAGGCAAGGTTGAGTTCGACAAACACTGGCTGAAGGCTGACCCCTCCATCCAGAAGCCGCCGAGACTCTTTATCGACCTTAACAACGTGGTCATTTCTCCTGACATTCCTCAGGATATCGAGATAAAGGACGGACTGCTCCGTTCACTCCGCTGGGCTTATAACAGACCGGGAGTTGCAAGGGTGGTTCTGGACAGCGACAACGTTCAGGATTTCACAGTGTTTGCGATGCCCGATCCGGACAGACTGGTGATAGACGTCAGCAACGCAGTGGGAAGTCCCAAACCTCCCGTTCATCAGGCCGACAGCAGACCTTCGACCCCTGCAAAGAACGAAGTTGCCTCTTCGTCCCCCGTTCCCGCCATCAAGGGCACAGGCAGTGCGGCAACACTGGCCAGCGTATTCGGGCTTAAGATCAGAAGCATAGTGATCGACCCCGGACACGGCGGAAAAGACCCCGGCGCAAGCTATTACGGAGTGAAGGAGAAGGATGTTGTTCTCGACATAGGCAAAGAGCTTTATGCTCAGCTGAAAGAGGCATATCCCAACATTGACGTATACATGACCAGAAACACAGACGTTTTCATACCCCTTGAAGAGCGTACGGCATTTGCAAACCGCAAAAAGGCCGACCTCTTTGTTTCAATTCACATAAATGCTGCCCCGAATAAGTCTGCGAGAGGCGTTGAGACCTACGTTCTGAACGTCACCAATGACAAGCGTGCTCTTGCCGTTGCGGCTCTGGAAAACCAGACCACGCAGAAATCGATGTCCGACCTGCAGGGAATCCTGAAGGATCTGATGATGAACTCCAAACTTGAAGAGTCTCTTCAGCTGGCCTCTTATGTTCAGAAGAACCTGCACGCAAACCTTTACACCGACAGCAGATACAACCTCGGTGTTAAACAGGCTCCGTTCTATGTTCTCGTAGGTGCGATGATGCCTTCGATACTTGTCGAAGCGGGCTTTGTGTCCAATCAGGACGAAGCTGATAATCTTACCAAAGAGAGCTATAGAAAAGAGATTGCAAAAGGTGTTTTTCAGGGTATAACCTCCTATATCAAACAGTTTAACGGTAATTAA
- the uvrA gene encoding excinuclease ABC subunit UvrA, with protein MNDHIIIKGARQHNLKNINLNIPKNRLVVITGVSGSGKSTLAFDTLYAEGQRRYVESLSAYARQFLELMEKPDVDSIDYLSPAISIEQKSISRNPRSTVGTITEIYDYMRLLWARAGRVHCYSCGQEVASYTVQQIVDRIMALGEDAKAELLAPVIRGKKGEYKKLFEKLLKDGYVRAYVDGEMKRLEEPIELDKNVKHSISVVIDRIKIKEGIKRRLTDSVETALRLGEGLCEVSTDDGVTLYSQNFTCPHCDISIEEVEPRSFSFNNPFGACPECEGLGEMQVFDIDSIVPDPRLSVREGALKPWEQFDNFHYYNTLVALSEQFGIDMNKPFGSLDKKHQEILLNGMEEPVKLYTFKGDKKIPYEKKFTGVCGYLKEKLYTGTMADKEFAKQFMSSQDCPSCRGARLKRTSLAVRVGGRNIAEVSAMNVKESLDFFTALEFDGFIKEVAEKIITEVKRRLAFLNDVGLSYITIERKSATLSGGEAQRIRLATQIGSGLTGVLYVLDEPSIGLHQRDNDMLIETLKNLRDIGNTVIVVEHDEDTINACDFVIDMGPGAGRKGGEVVFTGHPEKLRHSEESLTGMYMSGRRMIEVPAKRKKPDGRYLELKNATEHNLRNVSVKIPLGLMVCVTGVSGSGKSTLIMDTLQAALKKSLLGTNIKTGAYESLTGVEYLDKVIDIDQSPIGRTPRSNPSTYTSLFSDIRELFAMTPDAKLRGYKIGRFSFNVKSGRCETCQGEGYIKIEMHFLPDMYVKCDSCHGKRYNRDTLDIKYKGKSIADVLDMTVNQAFEFFENIPKLCNKLAVLKDVGLGYIKLGQPATTLSGGEAQRVKLSKELMKKPTGKTVYIFDEPTTGLHFDDINKLIGIFKRLTESGNTVIIIEHNLDVIKCADHIIDLGPEGGIGGGEIIFEGTPEDCAKHKQSFTGKYLKGKLL; from the coding sequence ATGAATGACCATATAATTATAAAAGGGGCGAGGCAGCACAATCTCAAGAATATCAATCTGAATATTCCTAAAAACAGACTGGTGGTTATAACCGGAGTTTCCGGTTCCGGAAAATCCACTCTTGCCTTTGACACTCTCTACGCAGAGGGTCAGAGACGCTATGTGGAATCACTTTCGGCCTATGCCCGTCAGTTTCTTGAGCTTATGGAAAAACCGGATGTGGATTCAATTGATTATCTGTCCCCCGCAATCAGCATCGAACAGAAATCCATCAGCAGAAACCCCCGCTCCACAGTGGGAACTATCACTGAAATCTACGACTACATGCGTCTGCTCTGGGCAAGAGCGGGCAGGGTACACTGCTACAGCTGCGGCCAGGAAGTAGCCAGCTATACCGTTCAGCAGATAGTCGACCGTATAATGGCTCTGGGCGAAGATGCGAAGGCGGAGCTTCTGGCTCCTGTCATCCGCGGCAAAAAGGGCGAATACAAAAAACTTTTCGAAAAACTGCTTAAGGACGGATATGTCCGTGCATACGTCGACGGTGAGATGAAGAGGCTGGAAGAGCCCATCGAACTGGACAAGAACGTTAAGCACAGCATTTCCGTTGTCATAGACCGTATCAAGATAAAAGAAGGCATAAAGCGCAGGCTGACAGACTCGGTTGAAACTGCTCTCAGGCTGGGCGAAGGCCTCTGCGAGGTCTCCACCGACGACGGAGTGACCCTCTATTCACAGAACTTCACCTGCCCCCACTGCGACATCAGCATCGAAGAGGTTGAGCCAAGAAGTTTTTCGTTCAACAACCCTTTCGGCGCATGCCCCGAGTGCGAAGGTCTCGGAGAAATGCAGGTCTTCGATATAGATTCCATAGTGCCCGATCCCAGACTCAGTGTCCGTGAAGGAGCTTTGAAGCCCTGGGAACAGTTCGATAATTTCCACTACTACAATACACTTGTGGCTCTTTCCGAACAGTTCGGAATAGACATGAACAAACCCTTCGGCTCCCTTGACAAAAAGCATCAGGAGATCCTGCTGAACGGCATGGAAGAACCTGTTAAGCTCTACACTTTTAAGGGTGATAAAAAGATACCCTATGAGAAAAAATTCACCGGAGTCTGCGGCTATCTTAAAGAGAAGCTCTACACAGGCACAATGGCGGATAAAGAGTTCGCAAAGCAGTTCATGTCGTCGCAGGACTGCCCCTCATGCCGTGGGGCGAGACTCAAGAGAACCAGCCTTGCGGTGCGTGTCGGCGGCAGGAACATTGCTGAAGTATCCGCAATGAACGTAAAGGAATCTCTGGATTTCTTTACAGCTCTGGAATTTGACGGCTTCATAAAAGAAGTGGCCGAAAAAATTATTACAGAGGTTAAGCGCAGACTGGCCTTCCTGAATGACGTAGGTCTGAGCTACATTACCATAGAGAGAAAATCCGCAACCCTTTCCGGCGGCGAGGCACAGCGTATCAGGCTTGCAACCCAGATAGGCTCGGGGCTTACGGGCGTGCTGTATGTTCTGGATGAACCCAGCATAGGCCTTCACCAGCGTGACAACGATATGCTCATCGAAACCCTTAAAAACCTGAGGGATATCGGCAACACGGTCATAGTTGTCGAACACGACGAGGACACCATTAATGCGTGCGACTTCGTTATTGATATGGGGCCGGGTGCAGGAAGAAAGGGCGGCGAGGTTGTCTTCACCGGACATCCGGAAAAACTCCGCCACAGCGAGGAATCACTCACGGGCATGTATATGTCCGGCCGAAGGATGATTGAGGTTCCCGCCAAGCGCAAGAAACCGGACGGCAGATACCTTGAACTGAAAAATGCCACTGAGCACAACCTCAGAAACGTCAGCGTAAAGATTCCTCTGGGGCTGATGGTATGTGTTACAGGCGTTTCAGGTTCCGGCAAATCGACATTGATAATGGACACCCTTCAGGCTGCCCTGAAAAAGAGTCTGCTGGGAACAAATATAAAGACAGGGGCGTATGAAAGCCTTACTGGTGTTGAATATCTGGATAAGGTGATAGACATCGACCAGTCGCCCATAGGCAGAACCCCACGCTCCAACCCTTCGACCTACACCAGTCTTTTTTCGGACATCAGGGAGCTTTTCGCAATGACCCCCGATGCGAAACTGAGGGGCTACAAAATAGGCCGTTTCAGCTTCAACGTTAAGTCCGGCCGCTGCGAAACCTGTCAGGGTGAGGGATACATCAAGATAGAGATGCATTTCCTGCCCGATATGTACGTTAAATGCGACTCATGCCACGGTAAAAGATACAACCGTGATACCCTTGATATCAAATACAAGGGCAAGAGCATTGCGGACGTTCTGGACATGACCGTTAATCAGGCATTTGAGTTTTTCGAAAATATTCCGAAACTATGTAATAAGCTCGCAGTTTTAAAAGACGTAGGCCTCGGCTACATAAAGCTGGGTCAGCCGGCAACCACTCTTTCCGGAGGGGAAGCCCAGAGGGTGAAGCTCTCGAAAGAGCTGATGAAGAAACCCACAGGCAAAACCGTTTATATCTTTGACGAACCCACCACGGGTCTGCACTTTGACGATATAAACAAGCTCATAGGCATCTTTAAAAGGCTGACAGAGAGCGGAAACACCGTCATAATCATCGAGCACAACCTCGATGTGATAAAATGTGCCGACCATATCATAGACTTAGGGCCGGAAGGCGGCATTGGCGGAGGCGAAATAATCTTCGAAGGAACGCCGGAGGATTGTGCGAAGCATAAACAGTCCTTTACAGGCAAATACTTAAAAGGTAAACTGCTTTAA
- a CDS encoding DUF342 domain-containing protein, with amino-acid sequence MNLLKNYTGRDEKEVIKLLTTRYKLDIADFITSRDDSGRIIIKIISEKSVSPAIEVAVSPDSLKAYLNVYPGINTQEIVSTDDIMGLLQQEMITVNVNREAINNIVRLAGEGGISEKVLIAEGVEPISGKDANIILNFEPVKNKPRILKNGKVDYKNVDNIRVVNEGDLLLTKKPATAGVRGLTVYNTELPAEPGVETEIYSGDGVRSENNGTQFYAKSDGCVTFERNTLEVSPVYTVRGDVDYGTGNIVFNGSVYIKNDVLANFSVKAEKDIFVEGVCQDAELISGGNIVVRLGVRGEGKSVIKAKGDIFVGYVENALVEARGNIEIMKYAYNCRLRAGGSIEAVKDPGIIAGGEVTGFSEIKMIQAGTVGNSRFTISVGTKFYFENELQELKLSKDKFLENKSKIDEFLGGVNLKKKEVLENPKVRQLIALRKQLDAKIAAADAAMQKLIKEAHHPRPRLKVLNELYGGIDVQVYRERVSIRENQKNMVYMFDDKYQKIQAISLEDKDWNDE; translated from the coding sequence ATGAATCTGTTAAAGAACTACACAGGCAGAGATGAAAAAGAAGTAATTAAGCTTCTGACCACCAGATACAAACTGGACATCGCTGATTTTATCACATCCAGAGACGACAGCGGCAGGATAATCATAAAGATTATCTCTGAGAAATCTGTGTCTCCGGCTATAGAGGTCGCTGTTTCGCCTGACTCGCTTAAGGCGTATCTGAACGTTTATCCCGGAATCAATACTCAGGAGATAGTATCCACGGACGACATAATGGGTCTTCTTCAGCAGGAGATGATAACCGTTAATGTTAACCGTGAAGCCATAAACAATATCGTGCGTCTGGCAGGAGAGGGCGGAATATCTGAAAAAGTCCTTATTGCCGAGGGCGTTGAGCCTATTTCAGGAAAAGATGCGAACATAATTCTTAACTTTGAACCTGTTAAGAATAAGCCGAGGATCCTTAAGAACGGAAAAGTTGACTACAAGAACGTTGACAACATAAGGGTTGTTAACGAAGGCGATCTTCTGCTTACGAAAAAACCTGCTACGGCAGGCGTTCGCGGACTTACTGTATACAACACTGAACTGCCGGCAGAACCGGGAGTTGAAACCGAGATATATTCCGGCGACGGTGTCCGTTCTGAAAACAACGGAACTCAGTTCTATGCGAAATCTGACGGCTGTGTCACCTTTGAACGCAACACTTTAGAGGTCAGCCCCGTATATACCGTGCGGGGAGATGTTGACTACGGCACAGGAAATATAGTATTCAACGGTAGCGTGTATATCAAGAACGACGTGCTTGCCAACTTTTCGGTGAAGGCCGAAAAGGACATATTCGTGGAGGGAGTATGTCAGGATGCGGAGCTTATCAGCGGAGGGAACATCGTTGTCAGGCTTGGTGTCCGGGGCGAGGGCAAGAGTGTTATTAAGGCGAAAGGCGATATTTTCGTAGGATATGTTGAAAATGCCCTTGTGGAAGCGAGGGGAAATATCGAGATTATGAAATACGCCTACAACTGCAGGCTTAGAGCCGGCGGATCCATAGAGGCGGTTAAAGACCCGGGGATAATTGCCGGAGGCGAGGTCACAGGTTTTTCCGAGATCAAGATGATTCAGGCCGGAACAGTAGGCAACTCACGCTTTACCATAAGTGTCGGCACGAAATTCTATTTCGAGAACGAACTGCAGGAGCTAAAACTCAGCAAAGACAAGTTTCTGGAGAACAAATCGAAAATAGACGAGTTTCTCGGCGGGGTAAATCTTAAGAAGAAAGAGGTTCTGGAAAACCCGAAGGTTAGGCAGCTGATAGCCCTCAGAAAGCAGCTGGATGCCAAGATAGCGGCGGCTGATGCGGCAATGCAGAAGCTGATCAAAGAGGCTCACCACCCCAGACCAAGACTTAAGGTTTTGAATGAACTATACGGCGGCATAGACGTTCAGGTATACAGAGAAAGAGTATCAATCAGGGAGAATCAGAAAAATATGGTCTACATGTTCGATGATAAGTATCAGAAGATTCAGGCCATATCTCTGGAAGACAAAGACTGGAATGATGAATGA
- a CDS encoding sensor histidine kinase produces the protein MFELHNLLPAIITIAKEYLGVKRISLMLIEDDYLKMYAHAGFEVDQSSVNIRLGEGVAGKVAKTGIEVTANKSDIVKEVLGYQASSFMSVPLKKGDKVLGVLNLTDKEDDFFTEEDVKIARYIASQCALGVDRFNLYSDMRKSENLRVIGMLNSSIAHDIKNLLNIVQSYLELMALEKDIKPEMQEYIDAIHSEVKRIHGLTMDILDFSRQRVSMAIETFPLAELFDEIRKHANIMTRDTAISVEVSVSDDIIMTVDRGKIFRVIFNLVSNAIDALSVSGKVTLSAVKDGEYCVIRVKDTGKGISSDNRKKLFQPFFTSGKAKGTGLGLAIVKMIVEAHCGTIDVDSEEGVFTEFTVRIPYDYESVKELHRQR, from the coding sequence ATGTTTGAGCTGCATAACCTGCTTCCGGCTATAATCACCATAGCTAAGGAATATCTGGGGGTTAAGCGTATCTCTCTGATGCTCATAGAGGATGATTATCTGAAAATGTATGCCCACGCCGGTTTCGAGGTGGATCAGAGCAGTGTCAACATCCGTCTGGGCGAGGGAGTGGCCGGAAAGGTCGCCAAGACCGGAATAGAGGTCACAGCCAATAAATCTGATATCGTCAAGGAAGTTCTGGGATATCAGGCCTCGTCGTTCATGTCCGTTCCTCTGAAAAAGGGGGACAAGGTTCTCGGTGTTCTTAACCTGACTGACAAAGAGGACGATTTTTTCACCGAAGAGGATGTGAAGATAGCCCGCTATATCGCATCCCAGTGTGCGCTGGGTGTCGACAGGTTCAACCTGTACAGCGATATGCGCAAAAGCGAGAACCTGCGTGTGATAGGGATGCTTAACTCGTCCATTGCCCACGACATTAAGAATCTGCTGAATATTGTTCAGTCCTATCTTGAACTTATGGCTCTTGAAAAAGATATAAAACCTGAAATGCAGGAGTATATAGACGCAATCCATTCGGAGGTTAAGCGTATCCACGGTCTTACAATGGATATTCTGGACTTCTCGCGTCAGCGTGTTTCAATGGCCATTGAAACCTTCCCGCTGGCGGAATTATTTGATGAAATAAGAAAACATGCTAATATTATGACCAGGGACACTGCCATAAGTGTTGAGGTATCAGTTTCGGACGATATTATAATGACAGTGGACAGAGGCAAGATTTTCAGAGTTATTTTCAATCTTGTGTCTAATGCAATAGACGCTCTGTCCGTAAGCGGAAAAGTTACGCTTTCTGCTGTTAAAGACGGCGAATACTGTGTCATAAGGGTGAAGGACACAGGAAAGGGAATAAGCAGCGACAACCGGAAAAAGCTGTTTCAGCCGTTCTTTACGTCAGGAAAAGCGAAAGGAACAGGACTGGGGTTGGCCATCGTAAAGATGATTGTGGAAGCTCATTGCGGGACTATCGATGTAGATTCGGAGGAAGGGGTGTTCACCGAATTTACCGTAAGGATACCATACGACTATGAATCTGTTAAAGAACTACACAGGCAGAGATGA
- the mqnC gene encoding cyclic dehypoxanthinyl futalosine synthase, which translates to MSRTGFDDACRMLAEADFYELAQLADDTRKRLHPEGVVAYVIDRNINYTNICTCKCSFCAFYRDAEDDGAYVISKELLKDKIDETKSLGGTQILLQGGLHPDLGIEFYEDMLSFIREQGVWIHGLSAPEINHIAKLENLSVEETIKRLVKAGLNSIPGAGAELLVDSERRLVSPNKISSDKWLSVMETAHGLGLKTTATMMFKKTDKVEHIIEHFDKIRSVQDRTGGFTAFIPWPYQPANTELGGENVSAVEYLRLLAVARIYLDNVPNIQVSWVTQGPKIGQTALRFGGNDFGSLMIEENVVAACGVGFRMSIEEINNNIRKAGFRPAQRDMEYNILRYFD; encoded by the coding sequence TTGTCCAGAACAGGCTTTGACGACGCATGCAGAATGCTGGCAGAGGCAGATTTTTACGAATTGGCACAGCTGGCGGACGACACAAGGAAGAGGCTTCACCCCGAAGGTGTGGTGGCCTATGTAATAGACAGAAACATAAACTACACAAACATATGCACCTGCAAATGCTCCTTCTGCGCCTTTTACAGGGATGCGGAGGACGACGGGGCGTATGTGATCAGTAAGGAACTGCTGAAAGATAAGATAGATGAGACGAAATCCCTCGGCGGAACACAGATTCTGCTTCAGGGCGGTCTGCATCCGGATCTGGGCATAGAGTTCTACGAGGACATGCTCTCCTTCATCAGGGAGCAGGGGGTCTGGATACACGGTCTTTCGGCGCCGGAGATAAACCACATCGCAAAACTGGAGAATCTGTCTGTTGAGGAGACCATAAAAAGGCTGGTCAAGGCCGGACTGAACTCAATTCCCGGTGCGGGAGCTGAGCTTCTGGTTGATTCCGAGCGCAGGCTGGTCAGCCCCAACAAGATATCTTCCGACAAGTGGCTCTCTGTGATGGAGACAGCACACGGACTGGGTCTTAAGACCACAGCAACCATGATGTTCAAAAAGACAGATAAAGTTGAGCATATCATCGAGCATTTTGATAAAATAAGAAGTGTACAGGACAGAACCGGAGGTTTCACTGCGTTCATTCCCTGGCCGTATCAGCCGGCGAACACCGAACTGGGCGGCGAGAACGTATCCGCTGTGGAATATCTCAGGCTCCTTGCAGTTGCAAGGATATATCTGGACAACGTACCGAACATTCAGGTTTCGTGGGTGACACAGGGGCCTAAGATCGGTCAGACTGCATTGCGTTTCGGCGGAAACGACTTCGGAAGCCTCATGATAGAGGAGAACGTTGTTGCGGCCTGCGGCGTAGGCTTCCGCATGAGTATTGAAGAGATAAACAACAACATCCGCAAGGCAGGTTTCAGACCCGCCCAGAGGGATATGGAATATAACATCCTGAGGTATTTCGACTGA
- the fliR gene encoding flagellar biosynthetic protein FliR: MFEFLNDTSVFITFLLVMIRTAAIMSTAPVFGSNVIKPHIRMLFSLIYAMIVYTSVKKLDISDPTGPMLIMMIAKEIMLGVCIGMLAHLIFIGVQMGGQIIGTQMGFGVVNVFDPQANISISIISQFLNIAMLLIFIAVGGHYLVIQAIRASFETLPVGIYPVDPNAFLYLTKLFSMIFVTALKITAPVLITLLILQLVMGIMGRMVPQLNIMMVGFPIQIAVGMSVMAMGMSYFYIVYEKLLHRYFEEVANLIRYL, from the coding sequence ATGTTTGAATTCCTGAACGATACTTCCGTATTCATAACTTTTCTGCTGGTGATGATACGCACCGCCGCCATAATGAGTACCGCTCCGGTGTTCGGCAGCAACGTCATCAAACCGCATATCCGCATGCTGTTTTCACTCATCTATGCGATGATAGTCTATACGTCCGTCAAGAAACTGGATATCTCCGACCCCACCGGCCCCATGCTCATCATGATGATAGCGAAAGAGATTATGCTGGGCGTCTGCATCGGAATGCTGGCGCACCTTATTTTCATAGGCGTTCAGATGGGCGGACAGATAATCGGAACCCAGATGGGCTTCGGCGTGGTGAACGTTTTCGACCCTCAGGCGAACATATCAATTTCCATCATCTCCCAGTTTCTCAACATCGCCATGCTGCTTATCTTCATCGCCGTCGGGGGGCACTATCTGGTCATTCAGGCAATCAGGGCATCCTTTGAAACGCTGCCCGTGGGGATTTATCCCGTAGACCCCAACGCATTTCTTTATCTGACCAAGCTGTTCTCGATGATATTCGTCACAGCTCTTAAAATAACCGCTCCGGTTCTCATAACACTGCTTATTCTTCAGCTTGTTATGGGCATAATGGGGCGAATGGTCCCTCAGCTTAACATCATGATGGTGGGTTTTCCCATTCAGATAGCGGTAGGAATGTCGGTCATGGCCATGGGTATGAGTTATTTTTATATCGTTTACGAAAAACTCCTCCACAGGTATTTCGAAGAGGTCGCAAACCTCATAAGGTATTTATAG
- the flhB gene encoding flagellar biosynthesis protein FlhB, whose product MADENKTEDPTGKRLSDAAAEGNIPKSRELATAIILLGGAIFMHFYGPYFMKGMGRLMREMLTVRDHNITVDNLMAILVFTVKEVGIIVAPLMALLLIISIAANVMQVGFVFTPKALELKWDRINPFTGFGRFFSKKSLVELFKSIFKIFIIGWFAYYIVKGKMETIVTLADADIMDIIEFFGELMYELLWKIGLMTLIMALLDYMYVRYQHKQDLKMTKQEVKDEHKQMEGDPQIKQRIRKAQRDLARQRMMEDVPKADVVVTNPTHYAVALRYNIGQDRAPICLAKGQRLMALRIREVAKENGILIHEDPPVARSLFKTVDIGEEIPENLFKAVAEILALVDKFKNRL is encoded by the coding sequence ATGGCCGACGAAAACAAGACCGAAGACCCGACCGGTAAGCGGCTTTCAGATGCCGCTGCCGAAGGGAATATACCTAAAAGCCGTGAACTTGCCACCGCAATAATTCTGCTGGGCGGCGCTATCTTCATGCATTTTTACGGCCCTTATTTTATGAAAGGCATGGGAAGGCTGATGCGTGAGATGCTCACCGTCAGAGACCACAACATCACAGTTGACAACCTGATGGCCATCCTTGTGTTCACGGTCAAAGAGGTCGGAATCATAGTGGCTCCGCTCATGGCACTTCTGCTGATAATATCCATCGCCGCAAACGTGATGCAGGTGGGTTTTGTTTTCACCCCCAAGGCTCTGGAGCTGAAATGGGACAGAATAAACCCCTTCACAGGCTTCGGCCGCTTCTTTTCAAAAAAGAGTCTGGTGGAGCTTTTTAAATCGATTTTTAAAATATTCATCATCGGCTGGTTCGCCTATTACATCGTAAAGGGCAAAATGGAGACCATAGTAACCCTCGCCGATGCGGACATAATGGACATCATTGAGTTTTTCGGCGAGCTTATGTATGAACTGCTGTGGAAAATAGGCCTCATGACGCTGATAATGGCTCTTCTGGACTACATGTATGTGCGCTATCAGCACAAGCAGGACCTGAAGATGACCAAACAGGAGGTCAAGGACGAACATAAGCAGATGGAAGGGGATCCGCAGATCAAACAGCGGATACGCAAAGCTCAGAGAGACCTGGCCCGCCAGAGGATGATGGAGGACGTTCCCAAGGCCGACGTTGTGGTCACAAACCCGACCCACTATGCGGTAGCCCTCCGGTATAACATCGGGCAGGACAGAGCACCCATTTGCCTTGCTAAAGGTCAGAGGCTTATGGCGCTTCGCATCCGGGAAGTTGCCAAGGAGAACGGCATACTTATCCACGAGGATCCGCCCGTGGCACGCTCACTTTTCAAAACGGTTGACATAGGGGAGGAAATACCCGAAAATCTGTTCAAAGCAGTTGCGGAAATCCTTGCTCTGGTTGACAAGTTCAAGAACAGACTATAA